A DNA window from Parus major isolate Abel chromosome 9, Parus_major1.1, whole genome shotgun sequence contains the following coding sequences:
- the GMNC gene encoding geminin coiled-coil domain-containing protein 1 — protein sequence PSLWSAGQFCSPQLGVQDAVWQGDQLSSQLYRNKQLQDTLLQKEEELARLHEENNNLRQYLNSALIKCLEEKAKKLLSGHGQKTCAILKSTKRRLKEDHCFVPQETPHASKARRNLFNEFTACEEQASPAVDSWVLQTLGLKDVNTIDETSANYSALSPDLRRDTYCLSPGGTIDYEHREGAAAVFSCSHVPPANSSTHPCSEDSPFLPQFSSASCVSSPVPSVSSLPAYGLPYLTGGLSPNKTEVAFTTSLSPHRNVRTHSFHQGQAFVRRDDDGGWRFTWVPKQAE from the exons CCCTCGCTCTGGTCCGCAGGCCAGTTCTGCAGCCCGCAGCTCGGTGTCCAGGACGCGGTGTGGCAGGGAGACCAGCTGTCCTCCCAGCTCTACAGGAACAAGCAG CTTCAAGATACTTTGCTTCAGAAGGAAGAGGAACTTGCTAGgttacatgaagaaaataataaccTCCGACAATACCTGAATTCTGCCCTGATTAAGTGtttagaagaaaaagccaaG AAACTGCTATCTGGCCATGGACAAAAAACCTGTGCTATCCTCAAAAGTACCAAGAGGAGATTAAAAGAGGACCACTGCTTTGTTCCTCAAGAAACTCCTCATGCTTCTAAAGCTAGAAGGAACCTCTTCAATGAATTCACTGCCTGTGAAGAGcaagccagccctgctgtggaCAGCTGGGTCTTGCAGACCTTAGGATTAAAAGACGTGAACACCATTGATGAAACTTCAGCTAACTACAGTGCCCTGTCCCCAGACCTCAGAAGAGACACATACTGCCTGAGCCCTGGGGGAACAATAGACTAtgagcacagggaaggagcagcagcagtgtttagCTGCAGCCATGTGCCTCCAGCCAACAGCAGCACCCATCCATGCAGCGAGGattctcccttccttcctcagTTTTCTTCAGCATCATGTGTctcctcaccagtgccaagtgtttcctccctcccagcctaTGGGTTGCCTTATTTGACTGGTGGTTTGTCACCCAACAAAACAGAAGTGGCCTTCACAACGTCCCTGAGTCCCCACCGCAATGTGAGAACACACAGCTTCCACCAAGGACAGGCCTTTGTGCGCAGGGACGACGATGGGGGATGGAGATTCACCTGGGTGCCCAAGCAGGCTGAATGA